In Lemur catta isolate mLemCat1 chromosome 1, mLemCat1.pri, whole genome shotgun sequence, one DNA window encodes the following:
- the PTBP1 gene encoding polypyrimidine tract-binding protein 1 isoform X1 has protein sequence MDGIVPDIAVGTKRGSDELFSTCVTNGPFIMSSSSASAANGNDSKKFKGDNRSAGVPSRVIHIRKLPSDVTEGEVISLGLPFGKVTNLLMLKGKNQVPAAWRAQALPPCRPWADEGGLCEAGCSRPLPQAFIEMNTEEAANTMVNYYTSVTPVLRGQPIYIQFSNHKELKTDSSPNQARAQAALQAVNSVQSGNLALATSAAAVDAGMAMAGQSPVLRIIVENLFYPVTLDVLHQIFSKFGTVLKIITFTKNNQFQALLQYADPVSAQHAKLSLDGQNIYNACCTLRIDFSKLTSLNVKYNNDKSRDYTRPDLPSGDSQPSLDQTMAAAFGAPGIISASPYAGAGFPPTFAIPQAAGLSVPNVHGALAPLAIPSAAAAAAAAGRIAIPGLAGAGNSVLLVSNLNPERVTPQSLFILFGVYGDVQRVKILFNKKENALVQMADGSQAQLAMSHLNGHKLHGKPIRITLSKHQNVQLPREGQEDQGLTKDYGNSPLHRFKKPGSKNFQNIFPPSATLHLSNIPPSISEEDLKILFSSNGGVVKGFKFFQKDRKMALIQMGSVEEAVQALIDLHNHDLGENHHLRVSFSKSTI, from the exons ATGGACGG CATTGTCCCAGATATAGCAGTTGGTACAAAG cgGGGATCTGACGAGCTCTTCTCTACTTGTGTCACTAACGGACCGTTTATCAtgagcagcagctcggcctctgcAG CAAATGGAAATGATAGTAAGAAGTTCAAAGGTGACAACAGAAGCGCCGGTGTCCCCTCCAGAGTGATCCACATCCGCAAGCTCCCTAGTGACGTCACCGAGGGGGAAGTCATCTCCCTGGGGCTGCCCTTCGGGAAGGTGACCAACCTCCTGATGCTGAAAGGGAAGAACCAGGTACCTGCCGCCTGGCGAGCCCAGGCTCTCCCTCCATGCAGGCCCTGGGCAGACGAGGGGGGCTTGTGTGAGGCCGGCTGCTCACGGCCTCTCCCACAGGCCTTCATTGAGATGAATACCGAGGAGGCCGCCAACACCATGGTCAACTACTACACCTCGGTGACACCTGTGCTTCGTGGCCAGCCCATCTACATCCAGTTCTCTAACCACAAGGAGCTCAAGACGGACAGCTCCCCCAACCAGGCG AGGGCCCAGGCGGCCTTGCAGGCAGTGAACTCAGTCCAGTCGGGAAACCTGGCCCTGGCCACCTCGGCCGCTGCCGTGGATGCAGGGATGGCGATGGCTGGGCAGAGCCCTGTGCTCAGGATCATTGTGGAGAACCTCTTTTACCCCGTGACGCTGGACGTGCTGCACCAG ATCTTCTCCAAGTTTGGCACAGTTCTGAAAATCATCACCTTCACCAAGAACAACCAGTTTCAAGCTCTGCTGCAGTATGCAGACCCCGTGAGCGCCCAGCACGCCAAGCTG TCCCTGGACGGGCAGAACATCTACAATGCCTGCTGCACGCTGCGCATCGATTTCTCTAAGCTCACCAGTCTCAACGTCAAGTACAACAACGACAAGAGCCGGGACTACACGCGCCCAGACCTGCCTTCTGGGGACAGCCAGCCCTCGCTGGACCAGACCATGGCTGCGGCCTTCG GTGCACCTGGTATAATCTCAGCCTCTCCGTATGCAGGAGCTGGTTTCCCTCCCACCTTTGCCATTCCTCAAGCTGCAG GCCTGTCTGTTCCTAACGTTCACGGAGCCCTGGCCCCCCTGGCTATTCCATCGGCtgcggcagcggcagcggcagcaggCCGGATTGCCATCCCGGGCCTGGCAGGGGCGGGAAACTCTGTCTTGCTGGTCAGCAACCTCAACCCAGAG AGAGTCACACCCCAAAGCCTCTTTATTCTTTTCG GCGTTTACGGAGACGTGCAGAGGGTGAAGATCCTGTTCAACAAGAAGGAGAACGCCCTGGTGCAGATGGCGGACGGCAGCCAGGCCCAGCTGG CCATGAGCCACCTGAATGGGCACAAGCTGCACGGGAAGCCCATCCGCATCACACTGTCCAAGCACCAGAACGTGCAGCTGCCCCGTGAGGGCCAGGAGGACCAGGGCCTCACCAAGGACTACGGCAACTCGCCCCTGCACCGCTTCAAGAAGCCTGGCTCCAAGAACTTCCAGAACATCTTCCCGCCCTCGGCCACCTTGCACCTCTCCAACATCCC GCCCTCGATATCGGAAGAAGATCTCAAGATTCTTTTCTCCAGCAACGGCGGGGTTGTGAAAGGGTTCAAGTTCTTCCA GAAGGACCGCAAGATGGCCCTGATCCAGATGGGTTCCGTGGAGGAGGCAGTCCAGGCCCTTATTGACCTGCACAACCATGACCTCGGAGAGAACCACCACCTGCGGGTCTCCTTCTCCAAGTCCACCATCTAG
- the PTBP1 gene encoding polypyrimidine tract-binding protein 1 isoform X3, whose protein sequence is MDGIVPDIAVGTKRGSDELFSTCVTNGPFIMSSSSASAANGNDSKKFKGDNRSAGVPSRVIHIRKLPSDVTEGEVISLGLPFGKVTNLLMLKGKNQAFIEMNTEEAANTMVNYYTSVTPVLRGQPIYIQFSNHKELKTDSSPNQARAQAALQAVNSVQSGNLALATSAAAVDAGMAMAGQSPVLRIIVENLFYPVTLDVLHQIFSKFGTVLKIITFTKNNQFQALLQYADPVSAQHAKLSLDGQNIYNACCTLRIDFSKLTSLNVKYNNDKSRDYTRPDLPSGDSQPSLDQTMAAAFGAPGIISASPYAGAGFPPTFAIPQAAGLSVPNVHGALAPLAIPSAAAAAAAAGRIAIPGLAGAGNSVLLVSNLNPERVTPQSLFILFGVYGDVQRVKILFNKKENALVQMADGSQAQLAMSHLNGHKLHGKPIRITLSKHQNVQLPREGQEDQGLTKDYGNSPLHRFKKPGSKNFQNIFPPSATLHLSNIPPSISEEDLKILFSSNGGVVKGFKFFQKDRKMALIQMGSVEEAVQALIDLHNHDLGENHHLRVSFSKSTI, encoded by the exons ATGGACGG CATTGTCCCAGATATAGCAGTTGGTACAAAG cgGGGATCTGACGAGCTCTTCTCTACTTGTGTCACTAACGGACCGTTTATCAtgagcagcagctcggcctctgcAG CAAATGGAAATGATAGTAAGAAGTTCAAAGGTGACAACAGAAGCGCCGGTGTCCCCTCCAGAGTGATCCACATCCGCAAGCTCCCTAGTGACGTCACCGAGGGGGAAGTCATCTCCCTGGGGCTGCCCTTCGGGAAGGTGACCAACCTCCTGATGCTGAAAGGGAAGAACCAG GCCTTCATTGAGATGAATACCGAGGAGGCCGCCAACACCATGGTCAACTACTACACCTCGGTGACACCTGTGCTTCGTGGCCAGCCCATCTACATCCAGTTCTCTAACCACAAGGAGCTCAAGACGGACAGCTCCCCCAACCAGGCG AGGGCCCAGGCGGCCTTGCAGGCAGTGAACTCAGTCCAGTCGGGAAACCTGGCCCTGGCCACCTCGGCCGCTGCCGTGGATGCAGGGATGGCGATGGCTGGGCAGAGCCCTGTGCTCAGGATCATTGTGGAGAACCTCTTTTACCCCGTGACGCTGGACGTGCTGCACCAG ATCTTCTCCAAGTTTGGCACAGTTCTGAAAATCATCACCTTCACCAAGAACAACCAGTTTCAAGCTCTGCTGCAGTATGCAGACCCCGTGAGCGCCCAGCACGCCAAGCTG TCCCTGGACGGGCAGAACATCTACAATGCCTGCTGCACGCTGCGCATCGATTTCTCTAAGCTCACCAGTCTCAACGTCAAGTACAACAACGACAAGAGCCGGGACTACACGCGCCCAGACCTGCCTTCTGGGGACAGCCAGCCCTCGCTGGACCAGACCATGGCTGCGGCCTTCG GTGCACCTGGTATAATCTCAGCCTCTCCGTATGCAGGAGCTGGTTTCCCTCCCACCTTTGCCATTCCTCAAGCTGCAG GCCTGTCTGTTCCTAACGTTCACGGAGCCCTGGCCCCCCTGGCTATTCCATCGGCtgcggcagcggcagcggcagcaggCCGGATTGCCATCCCGGGCCTGGCAGGGGCGGGAAACTCTGTCTTGCTGGTCAGCAACCTCAACCCAGAG AGAGTCACACCCCAAAGCCTCTTTATTCTTTTCG GCGTTTACGGAGACGTGCAGAGGGTGAAGATCCTGTTCAACAAGAAGGAGAACGCCCTGGTGCAGATGGCGGACGGCAGCCAGGCCCAGCTGG CCATGAGCCACCTGAATGGGCACAAGCTGCACGGGAAGCCCATCCGCATCACACTGTCCAAGCACCAGAACGTGCAGCTGCCCCGTGAGGGCCAGGAGGACCAGGGCCTCACCAAGGACTACGGCAACTCGCCCCTGCACCGCTTCAAGAAGCCTGGCTCCAAGAACTTCCAGAACATCTTCCCGCCCTCGGCCACCTTGCACCTCTCCAACATCCC GCCCTCGATATCGGAAGAAGATCTCAAGATTCTTTTCTCCAGCAACGGCGGGGTTGTGAAAGGGTTCAAGTTCTTCCA GAAGGACCGCAAGATGGCCCTGATCCAGATGGGTTCCGTGGAGGAGGCAGTCCAGGCCCTTATTGACCTGCACAACCATGACCTCGGAGAGAACCACCACCTGCGGGTCTCCTTCTCCAAGTCCACCATCTAG
- the PTBP1 gene encoding polypyrimidine tract-binding protein 1 isoform X2 → MDGIVPDIAVGTKRGSDELFSTCVTNGPFIMSSSSASAANGNDSKKFKGDNRSAGVPSRVIHIRKLPSDVTEGEVISLGLPFGKVTNLLMLKGKNQVPAAWRAQALPPCRPWADEGGLCEAGCSRPLPQAFIEMNTEEAANTMVNYYTSVTPVLRGQPIYIQFSNHKELKTDSSPNQARAQAALQAVNSVQSGNLALATSAAAVDAGMAMAGQSPVLRIIVENLFYPVTLDVLHQIFSKFGTVLKIITFTKNNQFQALLQYADPVSAQHAKLSLDGQNIYNACCTLRIDFSKLTSLNVKYNNDKSRDYTRPDLPSGDSQPSLDQTMAAAFGLSVPNVHGALAPLAIPSAAAAAAAAGRIAIPGLAGAGNSVLLVSNLNPERVTPQSLFILFGVYGDVQRVKILFNKKENALVQMADGSQAQLAMSHLNGHKLHGKPIRITLSKHQNVQLPREGQEDQGLTKDYGNSPLHRFKKPGSKNFQNIFPPSATLHLSNIPPSISEEDLKILFSSNGGVVKGFKFFQKDRKMALIQMGSVEEAVQALIDLHNHDLGENHHLRVSFSKSTI, encoded by the exons ATGGACGG CATTGTCCCAGATATAGCAGTTGGTACAAAG cgGGGATCTGACGAGCTCTTCTCTACTTGTGTCACTAACGGACCGTTTATCAtgagcagcagctcggcctctgcAG CAAATGGAAATGATAGTAAGAAGTTCAAAGGTGACAACAGAAGCGCCGGTGTCCCCTCCAGAGTGATCCACATCCGCAAGCTCCCTAGTGACGTCACCGAGGGGGAAGTCATCTCCCTGGGGCTGCCCTTCGGGAAGGTGACCAACCTCCTGATGCTGAAAGGGAAGAACCAGGTACCTGCCGCCTGGCGAGCCCAGGCTCTCCCTCCATGCAGGCCCTGGGCAGACGAGGGGGGCTTGTGTGAGGCCGGCTGCTCACGGCCTCTCCCACAGGCCTTCATTGAGATGAATACCGAGGAGGCCGCCAACACCATGGTCAACTACTACACCTCGGTGACACCTGTGCTTCGTGGCCAGCCCATCTACATCCAGTTCTCTAACCACAAGGAGCTCAAGACGGACAGCTCCCCCAACCAGGCG AGGGCCCAGGCGGCCTTGCAGGCAGTGAACTCAGTCCAGTCGGGAAACCTGGCCCTGGCCACCTCGGCCGCTGCCGTGGATGCAGGGATGGCGATGGCTGGGCAGAGCCCTGTGCTCAGGATCATTGTGGAGAACCTCTTTTACCCCGTGACGCTGGACGTGCTGCACCAG ATCTTCTCCAAGTTTGGCACAGTTCTGAAAATCATCACCTTCACCAAGAACAACCAGTTTCAAGCTCTGCTGCAGTATGCAGACCCCGTGAGCGCCCAGCACGCCAAGCTG TCCCTGGACGGGCAGAACATCTACAATGCCTGCTGCACGCTGCGCATCGATTTCTCTAAGCTCACCAGTCTCAACGTCAAGTACAACAACGACAAGAGCCGGGACTACACGCGCCCAGACCTGCCTTCTGGGGACAGCCAGCCCTCGCTGGACCAGACCATGGCTGCGGCCTTCG GCCTGTCTGTTCCTAACGTTCACGGAGCCCTGGCCCCCCTGGCTATTCCATCGGCtgcggcagcggcagcggcagcaggCCGGATTGCCATCCCGGGCCTGGCAGGGGCGGGAAACTCTGTCTTGCTGGTCAGCAACCTCAACCCAGAG AGAGTCACACCCCAAAGCCTCTTTATTCTTTTCG GCGTTTACGGAGACGTGCAGAGGGTGAAGATCCTGTTCAACAAGAAGGAGAACGCCCTGGTGCAGATGGCGGACGGCAGCCAGGCCCAGCTGG CCATGAGCCACCTGAATGGGCACAAGCTGCACGGGAAGCCCATCCGCATCACACTGTCCAAGCACCAGAACGTGCAGCTGCCCCGTGAGGGCCAGGAGGACCAGGGCCTCACCAAGGACTACGGCAACTCGCCCCTGCACCGCTTCAAGAAGCCTGGCTCCAAGAACTTCCAGAACATCTTCCCGCCCTCGGCCACCTTGCACCTCTCCAACATCCC GCCCTCGATATCGGAAGAAGATCTCAAGATTCTTTTCTCCAGCAACGGCGGGGTTGTGAAAGGGTTCAAGTTCTTCCA GAAGGACCGCAAGATGGCCCTGATCCAGATGGGTTCCGTGGAGGAGGCAGTCCAGGCCCTTATTGACCTGCACAACCATGACCTCGGAGAGAACCACCACCTGCGGGTCTCCTTCTCCAAGTCCACCATCTAG
- the PTBP1 gene encoding polypyrimidine tract-binding protein 1 isoform X4, which translates to MDGIVPDIAVGTKRGSDELFSTCVTNGPFIMSSSSASAANGNDSKKFKGDNRSAGVPSRVIHIRKLPSDVTEGEVISLGLPFGKVTNLLMLKGKNQAFIEMNTEEAANTMVNYYTSVTPVLRGQPIYIQFSNHKELKTDSSPNQARAQAALQAVNSVQSGNLALATSAAAVDAGMAMAGQSPVLRIIVENLFYPVTLDVLHQIFSKFGTVLKIITFTKNNQFQALLQYADPVSAQHAKLSLDGQNIYNACCTLRIDFSKLTSLNVKYNNDKSRDYTRPDLPSGDSQPSLDQTMAAAFGLSVPNVHGALAPLAIPSAAAAAAAAGRIAIPGLAGAGNSVLLVSNLNPERVTPQSLFILFGVYGDVQRVKILFNKKENALVQMADGSQAQLAMSHLNGHKLHGKPIRITLSKHQNVQLPREGQEDQGLTKDYGNSPLHRFKKPGSKNFQNIFPPSATLHLSNIPPSISEEDLKILFSSNGGVVKGFKFFQKDRKMALIQMGSVEEAVQALIDLHNHDLGENHHLRVSFSKSTI; encoded by the exons ATGGACGG CATTGTCCCAGATATAGCAGTTGGTACAAAG cgGGGATCTGACGAGCTCTTCTCTACTTGTGTCACTAACGGACCGTTTATCAtgagcagcagctcggcctctgcAG CAAATGGAAATGATAGTAAGAAGTTCAAAGGTGACAACAGAAGCGCCGGTGTCCCCTCCAGAGTGATCCACATCCGCAAGCTCCCTAGTGACGTCACCGAGGGGGAAGTCATCTCCCTGGGGCTGCCCTTCGGGAAGGTGACCAACCTCCTGATGCTGAAAGGGAAGAACCAG GCCTTCATTGAGATGAATACCGAGGAGGCCGCCAACACCATGGTCAACTACTACACCTCGGTGACACCTGTGCTTCGTGGCCAGCCCATCTACATCCAGTTCTCTAACCACAAGGAGCTCAAGACGGACAGCTCCCCCAACCAGGCG AGGGCCCAGGCGGCCTTGCAGGCAGTGAACTCAGTCCAGTCGGGAAACCTGGCCCTGGCCACCTCGGCCGCTGCCGTGGATGCAGGGATGGCGATGGCTGGGCAGAGCCCTGTGCTCAGGATCATTGTGGAGAACCTCTTTTACCCCGTGACGCTGGACGTGCTGCACCAG ATCTTCTCCAAGTTTGGCACAGTTCTGAAAATCATCACCTTCACCAAGAACAACCAGTTTCAAGCTCTGCTGCAGTATGCAGACCCCGTGAGCGCCCAGCACGCCAAGCTG TCCCTGGACGGGCAGAACATCTACAATGCCTGCTGCACGCTGCGCATCGATTTCTCTAAGCTCACCAGTCTCAACGTCAAGTACAACAACGACAAGAGCCGGGACTACACGCGCCCAGACCTGCCTTCTGGGGACAGCCAGCCCTCGCTGGACCAGACCATGGCTGCGGCCTTCG GCCTGTCTGTTCCTAACGTTCACGGAGCCCTGGCCCCCCTGGCTATTCCATCGGCtgcggcagcggcagcggcagcaggCCGGATTGCCATCCCGGGCCTGGCAGGGGCGGGAAACTCTGTCTTGCTGGTCAGCAACCTCAACCCAGAG AGAGTCACACCCCAAAGCCTCTTTATTCTTTTCG GCGTTTACGGAGACGTGCAGAGGGTGAAGATCCTGTTCAACAAGAAGGAGAACGCCCTGGTGCAGATGGCGGACGGCAGCCAGGCCCAGCTGG CCATGAGCCACCTGAATGGGCACAAGCTGCACGGGAAGCCCATCCGCATCACACTGTCCAAGCACCAGAACGTGCAGCTGCCCCGTGAGGGCCAGGAGGACCAGGGCCTCACCAAGGACTACGGCAACTCGCCCCTGCACCGCTTCAAGAAGCCTGGCTCCAAGAACTTCCAGAACATCTTCCCGCCCTCGGCCACCTTGCACCTCTCCAACATCCC GCCCTCGATATCGGAAGAAGATCTCAAGATTCTTTTCTCCAGCAACGGCGGGGTTGTGAAAGGGTTCAAGTTCTTCCA GAAGGACCGCAAGATGGCCCTGATCCAGATGGGTTCCGTGGAGGAGGCAGTCCAGGCCCTTATTGACCTGCACAACCATGACCTCGGAGAGAACCACCACCTGCGGGTCTCCTTCTCCAAGTCCACCATCTAG
- the PTBP1 gene encoding polypyrimidine tract-binding protein 1 isoform X5, protein MSSSSASAANGNDSKKFKGDNRSAGVPSRVIHIRKLPSDVTEGEVISLGLPFGKVTNLLMLKGKNQAFIEMNTEEAANTMVNYYTSVTPVLRGQPIYIQFSNHKELKTDSSPNQARAQAALQAVNSVQSGNLALATSAAAVDAGMAMAGQSPVLRIIVENLFYPVTLDVLHQIFSKFGTVLKIITFTKNNQFQALLQYADPVSAQHAKLSLDGQNIYNACCTLRIDFSKLTSLNVKYNNDKSRDYTRPDLPSGDSQPSLDQTMAAAFGAPGIISASPYAGAGFPPTFAIPQAAGLSVPNVHGALAPLAIPSAAAAAAAAGRIAIPGLAGAGNSVLLVSNLNPERVTPQSLFILFGVYGDVQRVKILFNKKENALVQMADGSQAQLAMSHLNGHKLHGKPIRITLSKHQNVQLPREGQEDQGLTKDYGNSPLHRFKKPGSKNFQNIFPPSATLHLSNIPPSISEEDLKILFSSNGGVVKGFKFFQKDRKMALIQMGSVEEAVQALIDLHNHDLGENHHLRVSFSKSTI, encoded by the exons AtgagcagcagctcggcctctgcAG CAAATGGAAATGATAGTAAGAAGTTCAAAGGTGACAACAGAAGCGCCGGTGTCCCCTCCAGAGTGATCCACATCCGCAAGCTCCCTAGTGACGTCACCGAGGGGGAAGTCATCTCCCTGGGGCTGCCCTTCGGGAAGGTGACCAACCTCCTGATGCTGAAAGGGAAGAACCAG GCCTTCATTGAGATGAATACCGAGGAGGCCGCCAACACCATGGTCAACTACTACACCTCGGTGACACCTGTGCTTCGTGGCCAGCCCATCTACATCCAGTTCTCTAACCACAAGGAGCTCAAGACGGACAGCTCCCCCAACCAGGCG AGGGCCCAGGCGGCCTTGCAGGCAGTGAACTCAGTCCAGTCGGGAAACCTGGCCCTGGCCACCTCGGCCGCTGCCGTGGATGCAGGGATGGCGATGGCTGGGCAGAGCCCTGTGCTCAGGATCATTGTGGAGAACCTCTTTTACCCCGTGACGCTGGACGTGCTGCACCAG ATCTTCTCCAAGTTTGGCACAGTTCTGAAAATCATCACCTTCACCAAGAACAACCAGTTTCAAGCTCTGCTGCAGTATGCAGACCCCGTGAGCGCCCAGCACGCCAAGCTG TCCCTGGACGGGCAGAACATCTACAATGCCTGCTGCACGCTGCGCATCGATTTCTCTAAGCTCACCAGTCTCAACGTCAAGTACAACAACGACAAGAGCCGGGACTACACGCGCCCAGACCTGCCTTCTGGGGACAGCCAGCCCTCGCTGGACCAGACCATGGCTGCGGCCTTCG GTGCACCTGGTATAATCTCAGCCTCTCCGTATGCAGGAGCTGGTTTCCCTCCCACCTTTGCCATTCCTCAAGCTGCAG GCCTGTCTGTTCCTAACGTTCACGGAGCCCTGGCCCCCCTGGCTATTCCATCGGCtgcggcagcggcagcggcagcaggCCGGATTGCCATCCCGGGCCTGGCAGGGGCGGGAAACTCTGTCTTGCTGGTCAGCAACCTCAACCCAGAG AGAGTCACACCCCAAAGCCTCTTTATTCTTTTCG GCGTTTACGGAGACGTGCAGAGGGTGAAGATCCTGTTCAACAAGAAGGAGAACGCCCTGGTGCAGATGGCGGACGGCAGCCAGGCCCAGCTGG CCATGAGCCACCTGAATGGGCACAAGCTGCACGGGAAGCCCATCCGCATCACACTGTCCAAGCACCAGAACGTGCAGCTGCCCCGTGAGGGCCAGGAGGACCAGGGCCTCACCAAGGACTACGGCAACTCGCCCCTGCACCGCTTCAAGAAGCCTGGCTCCAAGAACTTCCAGAACATCTTCCCGCCCTCGGCCACCTTGCACCTCTCCAACATCCC GCCCTCGATATCGGAAGAAGATCTCAAGATTCTTTTCTCCAGCAACGGCGGGGTTGTGAAAGGGTTCAAGTTCTTCCA GAAGGACCGCAAGATGGCCCTGATCCAGATGGGTTCCGTGGAGGAGGCAGTCCAGGCCCTTATTGACCTGCACAACCATGACCTCGGAGAGAACCACCACCTGCGGGTCTCCTTCTCCAAGTCCACCATCTAG
- the PLPPR3 gene encoding phospholipid phosphatase-related protein type 3: protein MRGRFGPRDPQAGPTPPSLRSPLPEPGRGGAGKPATASGARGTMISTKEKNKTPKDSMTLLPCFYFVELPIVASSIVSLYFLELTDLFKPAKVGFQCYDRTLSMPYVETNEELIPLLMLLSLAFAAPAASIMVGEGMLYCLQSRLWGRSGGPGGTEGSINAGGCNFNSFLRRTVRFVGVHVFGLCATALVTDVIQLATGYHAPFFLTVCKPNYTMLGTSCEVNPYITQDICSGHDTHAILSARKTFPSQHATLSAFAAVYVSMYFNSVISDTTKLLKPILVFAFAIAAGVCGLTQITQYRSHPVDVYAGFLIGAGIAAYLACHAVGNFQAPPAEKPAALAPAKDALRALTQRGHDSVYQQNKSVSTDELGPPGRLEGVPRPVAREKTSLGSLKRASVDVDLLAPRSPMGKENMVTFSNTLPRVSTPSLDDPARRHMTIHVPLDASRSKQLISEWKQKSLEGRSLGLPDEASPGHLRAPAEPMAEEEEEEEEEEEEEEEEEEEEEDGPAPPTLYPTVQARPGLGPRVILPPRAGPQPLVHIPEEGVQAGASLSPKSSATVCAKWLMMAEKGGAAVASGTTQPRVANPPRLLQVIAMSKASGGPGPKAAETASSSSASSDSSQYRSPSDRDSASIVTIDAHAPHHPVVHLSAGNAPWEWKAAGSGAKGVEGEGGYELGDLARGFRGGSRPPGVSPGSSISDVDQEEPRFGAVATVNLATGEGLPPLGMADGALGPASRESTLRRHMGGLVLAEREAGEAEVESYYRKMQARRFQD, encoded by the exons ATGCGGGGACGGTTTGGGCCCCGAGACCCTCAGGCCGGGCCGACCCCGCCCTCCTTGCGGAGCCCCCTTCCCGAGCCGGGGCGCGGAGGTGCCGGGAAGCCAG CCACGGCGTCTGGCGCCCGCGGCACCATGATCTCGACCAAGGAGAAGAATAAAACCCCGAAGGACAGCATGACGCTTCTGCCTTGCTTCTACTTCGTGGAG CTGCCCATCGTGGCCTCCTCCATCGTGTCCCTCTACTTCCTGGAGCTGACTGACCTCTTCAAGCCGGCCAAGGTGGGCTTCCAGTGCTACGACCGCACGCTGTCCATGCCGTACGTGGAGACCAACGAGGAGCTCATCCCACTGCTCATGCTGCTCAGCTTGGCCTTTGCTGCGCCTGCTGCCTCG ATCATGGTCGGCGAGGGCATGCTATACTGTCTGCAGTCCCGGCTGTGGGGCCGCAGCGGGGGCCCTGGCGGGACTGAGGGCAGCATCAACGCCGGCGGCTGCAACTTCAACTCCTTCCTGCGGCGCACCGTCCGGTTTGTGG GCGTCCACGTGTTCGGCCTCTGCGCCACGGCCCTGGTGACCGATGTCATCCAGCTGGCCACGGGCTACCACGCACCCTTCTTCCTCACGGTCTGCAAACCCAATTACACGATGCTGGGCACGTCGTGTGAGGTCAACCCCTACATCACGCAGGACATCTGCTCTGGCCACGACACCCATGCCATCCTGTCTGCGAG GAAGACCTTCCCGTCCCAGCATGCCACGCTGTCAGCCTTTGCCGCAGTCTACGTGTCG ATGTACTTCAACTCGGTCATCTCGGACACCACCAAGCTGCTCAAGCCCATCCTGGTGTTTGCGTTTGCCATCGCTGCGGGCGTCTGCGGGCTCACTCAGATCACGCAGTACCGCAGCCACCCCGTGGATGTCTACGCCGGCTTCCTCATCGGCGCTGGCATCGCCGCCTACCTG GCCTGCCACGCAGTGGGCAACTTCCAGGCCCCTCCTGCAGAGAAACCGGCAGCCCTTGCACCTGCCAAGGATGCACTGCGGGCCCTGACGCAGCGGGGCCACGACTCGGTTTACCAGCAGAACAAGTCCGTGAGCACGGATGAGCTGGGCCCCCCGGGCCGGCTGGAGGGTGTGCCTCGGCCCGTGGCCCGGGAGAAGACATCTCTGGGCAGCCTGAAGCGGGCCAGTGTGGACGTGGACCTGCTGGCACCACGCAGCCCCATGGGCAAGGAGAACATGGTGACCTTCAGCAACACGCTGCCCCGTGTCAGCACGCCCTCCCTGGACGACCCTGCCCGCCGCCACATGACCATCCACGTGCCTCTAGACGCCTCTCGCTCCAAGCAGCTCATCAGTGAGTGGAAGCAGAAGTCTCTGGAGGGCCGTAGCCTGGGGCTGCCCGATGAGGCCAGCCCTGGGCACCTCCGGGCACCTGCAGAGCCCATGgcggaagaggaggaggaggaggaggaagaagaggaagaggaggaagaggaagaggaggaagaagaggatggtCCCGCTCCACCTACGCTCTACCCCACTGTCCAGGCACGGCCGGGGCTTGGGCCACGGGTCATTCTCCCGCCTCGGGCCGGGCCACAGCCACTGGTACACATCCCTGAGGAGGGGGTGCAGGCGGGGGCCAGCCTGTCCCCAAAGAGTAGTGCCACAGTCTGTGCCAAGTGGCTCATGATGGCTGAGAAGGGCGGGGCAGCCGTGGCTTCAGGCACGACGCAGCCCCGTGTGGCCAACCCGCCTCGGCTGCTGCAGGTGATTGCCATGTCCAAGGCCTCTGGCGGGCCTGGCCCTAAGGCAGCGGAAACCGCCTCATCCTCCAGTGCCAGCTCCGACTCCTCACAGTACCGGTCACCGTCGGACCGCGACTCAGCCAGCATCGTCACCATTGACGCGCATGCGCCCCACCACCCTGTGGTCCACCTGTCTGCGGGTAATGCGCCCTGGGAGTGGAAGGCGGCGGGCAGCGGGGCCAAGGGCGTGGAGGGCGAGGGTGGGTACGAGCTGGGGGACCTGGCACGCGGCTTCCGTGGCGGGTCCAGGCCGCCGGGCGTGTCCCCTGGTTCGTCCATCAGCGACGTGGACCAGGAGGAGCCGCGGTTTGGGGCCGTAGCCACTGTCAACCTGGCCACGGGCGAGGGCCTGCCCCCACTGGGCATGGCCGATGGGGCACTGGGGCCGGCCAGCCGGGAGTCTACACTGCGGCGCCACATGGGCGGCCTGGTGTTGGCGGAGCGGGAGGCCGGTGAGGCAGAAGTGGAGAGCTACTACCGGAAGATGCAGGCCCGCAGGTTCCAGGACTGA